Proteins encoded within one genomic window of Alosa alosa isolate M-15738 ecotype Scorff River chromosome 24, AALO_Geno_1.1, whole genome shotgun sequence:
- the LOC125289945 gene encoding GTPase IMAP family member 4-like, translated as MFTMLQNIVRLARPHSVCHLADHFKARALSSNCLVNLEQTSRVSQEKVRSMSISDHVDLPEVRVMLLGKTGAGKSASGNIILGSEMFKSEVSTLPVTKHCESQSGVVVGRNVTVIDTPGITLEKDSWLSAKKIKELGPHVFLLVIPLGKFPEEDSNEVNWIQSNFGEEALKFTIVLFTGGDVMDQNLKEEFLNENCGLQTILDCVEGKYCVLNNNFPTDHQVKGLIKKIDHTLMKNAGYAYNNEVKIKMKTTVRQEEERKTGKQNRELRKMRRNKAHIPGIPWMLLIVLGVMMSLQTVRFHHFGHITKDAVHLPEVRVMLLGKTGAGKSASGNIILGREVFKSEASDFPVTT; from the exons ATGTTTACAATGCTGCAAAACATTGTAAGACTTGCAAGGCCTCATTCTGTGTGTCACCTGGCTGACCACTTCAAGGCACGCGCATTGTCTTCAAATTGTTTAGTTAATCTTGAACAGACATCGAGAGTGTCACAAGAAAAAGTGAGGTCAATGAGCATTTCAG ATCATGTTGACCTTCCTGAGGTGAGAGTAATGTTGTTGGGGAAGACTGGAGCAGGAAAGAGTGCATCAGGAAACATCATCCTGGGCAGTGAGATGTTTAAGTCGGAGGTGTCTACTTTACCAGTGACCAAACACTGTGAAAGTCAAAGTGGAGTTGTGGTGGGAAGAAACGTCACTGTTATTGACACACCAGGGATCACATTAGAGAAGGATTCATGGCTGTCAGCAAAGAAAATTAAAGAACTTGGGCCCCATGTTTTCTTATTGGTGATTCCACTGGGCAAATTTCCTGAGGAGGACAGCAATGAAGTTAACTGGATTCAAAGCAACTTTGGAGAAGAGGCTCTGAAGTTCACCATCGTTTTGTTCACTGGAGGAGATGTGATGGATCAAAATCTTAAAGAGGAATTTCTGAATGAGAATTGTGGACTTCAGACTATTCTTGATTGTGTGGAAGGAAAATATTGTGTCTTAAACAACAACTTTCCAACAGACCATCAAGTAAAGGGGCTCATCAAGAAGATTGACCATACACTGATGAAGAATGCAGGTTATGCCTACAACAATGAAGTGAAGATAAAGATGAAGACAACTGTGagacaggaagaggagaggaagacaggaaAACAGAATCGAGAGCTGAGgaaaatgagaagaaataaggcaCATATTCCAG GTATTCCGTGGATGTTGTTGATTGTGCTTGGTGTCATGATGTCACTTCAGACTGTCAGATTCCACCACTTTGGCCACATAACTAAAG ATGCTGTCCACCTTCCTGAGGTGAGAGTAATGTTGTTGGGGAAGACTGGAGCAGGAAAGAGTGCATCAGGAAACATCATCCTCGGCAGAGAGGTGTTTAAGTCTGAAGCGTCTGATTTCCCTGTAACTACGTAA